In a single window of the Gammaproteobacteria bacterium genome:
- a CDS encoding conserved hypothetical protein (Evidence 4 : Unknown function but conserved in other organisms) encodes MMPDFTRSLWFFQHYPYHQSWIWRAWLWTLVGILLTLRISDTMAETFPGLDLSREQAWAEQITGHLRVGEVVWLPFLLGRSLALYTKAIGRGSNHGAVVLLPSPNAHPDSEPISTLRTTLPLHGWHTLAVQLPTVLTDSLPADYALMLPTACARLREAIHWLDEKRLSNVVVLGHGLGAAVAAACVAEMGDKGVVRGIVLLGAGGGGGSLPPNLDPAASLEKITLPILDLYGEYDHPSVLSGVRTREAGRRNRERPYVQVIVPGADHRLTGFEDVIATRIAAWLGRHAPGQEIRGGG; translated from the coding sequence ATGATGCCAGACTTTACCCGATCCCTATGGTTTTTTCAGCACTACCCCTACCACCAATCCTGGATATGGCGGGCCTGGTTGTGGACTCTAGTGGGGATACTGCTTACCCTTCGTATATCCGATACGATGGCAGAGACGTTTCCAGGACTGGATCTCTCGCGTGAGCAGGCATGGGCGGAGCAAATAACGGGGCATCTGCGGGTAGGAGAGGTGGTGTGGCTCCCATTTTTGTTGGGAAGGTCTCTAGCCCTCTATACGAAGGCGATTGGTCGTGGTTCGAACCATGGGGCGGTAGTCCTGCTCCCCTCTCCCAACGCTCACCCCGACAGCGAACCGATCAGCACCCTACGAACCACCCTTCCCCTGCATGGTTGGCACACTCTGGCGGTTCAGCTTCCAACCGTGCTTACCGATTCTCTTCCCGCTGACTATGCCCTAATGCTCCCCACCGCTTGTGCGCGTCTGCGTGAGGCGATTCACTGGCTCGACGAGAAGCGACTTTCCAACGTAGTAGTGTTGGGCCATGGCTTGGGGGCGGCGGTGGCGGCGGCCTGTGTGGCGGAGATGGGAGACAAAGGAGTAGTGCGTGGGATCGTCTTGTTGGGGGCGGGAGGCGGAGGCGGTTCGCTACCACCAAACCTGGACCCGGCAGCGTCCCTGGAGAAAATTACTCTCCCCATCCTTGACCTCTACGGTGAATACGACCATCCCTCAGTACTATCAGGGGTGAGAACACGCGAAGCGGGACGCCGCAACCGCGAGCGGCCTTATGTCCAGGTAATCGTGCCGGGGGCGGATCACCGTCTAACGGGATTCGAAGATGTGATTGCAACCCGTATCGCTGCTTGGCTGGGACGCCACGCCCCAGGACAAGAAATTCGAGGTGGTGGATGA
- a CDS encoding putative membrane protein (Evidence 3 : Putative function from multiple computational evidences), with amino-acid sequence MMATIVTIAIVLHLVGVVIWVGGMFFAHMALRPAAVSLPVEVRLPLFGRVFDRFFPWVWAAVLVILLTGYGSLFFALGGLASARPSIHIMMFLGSLMSLLFFYLWFFPYRALQMALKAGEFPTAGHHQARIRQIIAINLVLGLITIAVAVGIH; translated from the coding sequence ATGATGGCCACTATCGTTACCATTGCTATTGTTCTGCATCTCGTTGGGGTTGTTATCTGGGTGGGGGGAATGTTCTTCGCCCACATGGCCCTACGTCCTGCCGCCGTATCGTTACCGGTCGAGGTGCGGCTTCCTCTTTTTGGTCGAGTTTTTGACCGATTCTTTCCCTGGGTATGGGCGGCGGTATTGGTCATTCTTCTCACCGGTTATGGCAGTCTGTTTTTCGCTCTCGGAGGGCTTGCCAGCGCTAGACCTTCCATCCACATCATGATGTTCCTCGGCAGTTTGATGTCTCTGCTGTTCTTCTATCTCTGGTTTTTTCCCTACCGCGCCCTGCAGATGGCCTTGAAAGCGGGGGAATTCCCCACTGCTGGTCACCATCAGGCCCGTATTCGCCAAATCATCGCAATAAATTTGGTGCTTGGTCTCATCACTATCGCAGTGGCTGTGGGGATTCACTAG